CTGCGCGAACGGCGGCCGTGGCGGGCGCGGCTGTGGGATGCCGCGGAGCGGGCGCGGGCGGCTGCTATCCTATCGGCCAGTGAACGAACGGCCGAACGTGCCGGAGGGTTGCGACGTGTGGGAACTGGTCAAGGCCGGTGGCTGGCCGATGGTGCCGTTGCTGCTGTTGGGCGTGGTCGCGCTGGCGATCGTCCTGGAGCGGTTCTGGAGCCTGCGCCGTAGCGAAGTGCTGCCGCCGGGGCTGGGCCAGGAAGTGCGCAACTGGGCCACGCGCGGCAAGCTGGACCAGACCCACATCGAGTCGCTGCGGCACAATTCGCCGCTGGGCGCGCTGCTCGCCGCGGGGCTGGACGTGCGCAACCGCCCGCGCGAGATCGTCCGCGAGCGGATCGAGGACACCGGCCGCCACGTCGTGCATCGCATGGAGCGGTTCCTGAACGCGTTGGGCACGGTGGCCTCGGCCGGGCCGCTGCTCGGCCTGCTCGGCACCGTGGTCGGCATGATCCAGATGTTCCTGGGCATCCTCGACCACGGCGTCGGCGACGTGAACCAGCTCGCCGGCGGCATCGGCAAGGCGCTGGTGTGCACCGCCACCGGCATGATCATCGCGGTGCCGGCGCTGGTCTTCCACCGCTATTTCAAGGGCCGCATCGCCGGCTACGTCATCGAGATGGAGCAGGAGGCCACCGCCTTGAGCGATGTCCTCGACGGTCACGGCCGCCCTGGCGCGCCGGCACCGGGCACGCCGCGCACGGCCTCGCGCCCGGGCGCCGCTGCGCCGGCCAAGGGCTGAGCCGGTGCGGATCCGCGACGACCGCGGCCAGGACGAGCCGCAGATCGACCTGGTGCCCCTGATCGACGTCATCCTTGTGCTGATCATCTTCTTCGTTGTGACCACCACCTTCGACGCCCGTTCCACCCTGCAACTGCAGCTGCCCAACGCCAGCGACCAGCACAACCCGGCGCCGCCGCGCGCGCTGAGCGTGCTGGTCAATGCCGACGGGCACTATTTCATCAACGACCAGGAAGTGCTGCGCACCGACGTGGAGTCGGTCAAGCGCAGCATCGCCCAGGTCGCCGGCGACGACCGCGAGCAGCCGGTGCTGCTGCGGGCCGATGCGCGCACCCCCTACCAGGCCGTGGTCACCGCGCAGGACGCGCTGGGCCAGCTCGGTTTCCGCCGCATCGCCATCGCCACCGCGCCGGAAGTCAAACCGTGAGCGGCAAGATGACCCCGGTCTGGCCGATCTACCGTCGGCTGCTCGGCTATACCCGCGCCTACTGGGTGATGCTGACCGCGGCGGTGGTAGCGATGGTGGTCGAGGCCACCGCCGGCTACTGCTTCACCCGGCTGATGGATCCGCTGGTCAACCGCGGCTTCGTCAATCCCGAGGCACGCATGGCGGTGCTGCTGCCGCTGGCGATCCTGGGCCTGTTCCTGATGCGCAGCGTCGCCACCTTCGTCGGCGACTACTGCATGGCGCGCACCGGGCGCAGCGTGGTGCGCGACCTGCGCGAGCAGGTGCTGGCCAAGTACCTGCACCTGCCGTCCTCGCACTTCGACGTGGAGGCCACGCCGGTGATGGTCAGCCGGCTGAACTTCGATACCGAACAGGTCACCCAGGCCGCCTCCGATGCGCTGAAGACGCTGGTGGCCGATACCCTGACCATCGTCGGCATGCTGGTGGTGATGCTGCAGATGAGCGTCAAGGTGACCCTGGCGCTGCTGGTGGTGGCGCCGCTGATCGGGGTCATCGTGTCCTACGTCGGCAAGCGCTACCGCAAGATCAGCCGCGGCATCCAGGACGGCATGGGCTCGATGGCGCAACGCGCCGAGCAGTCGCTGGGCGCGCAGCAGGAAGTGAAGGTGCACGGCACCCAGGCCCTGGAGATCAGCCACTACGCGGCGCTGGCCAACCGCATGCTGGGCCTGAACATGAAGGTCGAGACCACCCGCGCGCTGGCCTCGAGCATGGTCCAGTTCCTGGCCGCGGTGGCACTGGCGGCGATCGTCTGGGTCTCCACCCGCGAGGCGCTGGCCGGGCGCCTGAACCCGGGCCAGTTCATCGCGCTGATGACCTCGATGATGGCGATCATCCCGTCGCTGCGCCGGCTGACCAGCGTGCAGACCTCGATCTCGCGCGGCGTGGCCGCGGCCGAGCGGCTGTTCTCGATCCTGGACACGCCGGAGGAGCGCGACAGCGGCAGCGTGTCGGTGCAGCGCGTGCGCGGCGAACTGGAATTCGACCGGGTGATGCTGCGCTACCGCGACGACGCCGGGCTGGCGCTGGACGACATCAGCTTCAGCGCCAGGCCAGGCACGGTCACCGCCATCGTCGGCCGCTCCGGCAGCGGCAAGACCAGCCTGGTGCGGCTGGTGCCGCGCTTCTACGAGCCCAGCGGCGGCCGCATCACCCTGGACGGGGTGCCGCTGCACGACTACCGCCTGCACGACCTGCGCCGGCAGATCGCGCTGGTCGGGCAGCGGGTGATGCTGTTCGACGACACCATCGCCGCCAACATCGCCTACGGCACCGAGGCCAGCGACGCGCAGATCCGTGCCGCGGCCGAGGCCGCCAACGCCTGGGAGTTCATCGAGCGCCTGCCGTTGCAGCTGCGCACCCCGGTCGGCGAGAACGGCGCGCTGCTGTCCGGCGGCCAGCGCCAGCGCCTGGCGATCGCCCGCGCGATCCTGCGCGACGCGCCGATCCTGATCCTCGACGAAGCCACCGCCGCGCTGGATAACGAGTCCGAGCGGCTGGTGCAGGACGCGCTGCATCGGCTGATGCCCGAGCGCACCACGCTGGTCATCGCGCACCGCCTGTCCACCATCGAGCACGCCGACCAGGTGCTGGTGATGGACCATGGCCGCATCGTCGAGCGCGGCACCCACCACGCGCTGCTCGCCCAGGGCGGCCTGTACGCCCACCTGCACAGCATGCAGTTCCGCGAAAGGCAGGCCTGATGAGCGGTCGTGGTCCCCACACGCCCGGCTATTGGTACGGTCAGGGCACGCCGCCGCTGTACGCGCGCCTGCTGACCCCGGTGTACGCGGCGGCAATCGGCCTGCGCCGCGCGCTGTACCGGCGCGGCTGGCGCAAGCGCTACAGCGTCGCGGTGCCGGTGGTCGTGGTCGGCAACCTCACCGCCGGCGGCACCGGCAAGACCCCGCTGACCATCGCCCTGGTGCGCAAGCTGCAGGAGGCCGGCTGGAAGCCCGGCGTCGCCACCCGCGGCTACGGCCGCAGCCAGGACCAGGTCGCGCGCTGGATCGAGCCGGGCACCACGCCCGAACTGGGCGGCGACGAGCCGGTGCTGATCGCGCACAAGACCGGCGCGCCGGTGCGGGTGGACCGCGACCGCGTCGCCGCCGCGCGCGCGCTGCTGCAGGCCGGCTGCGACATCGTGGTTTGCGACGACGGCCTGCAGCACTACCGGCTGCAGCGCGACATCGAGATCGAAGTGGTCGACGGCCACCGCCGCTACGGCAACGGCCGCCTGCTGCCGGCCGGGCCGCTGCGCGAGCCGGTGGCGCGCGGCCGCGAATGCGACTTCCGGGTCATCAACCTGGGCCAGGCCAGCGATGCCGGCGAGGTCCAGGCCGGCTTCGGCGAGTGGGCGATGCGCCTGCGCATCGACAGCGCGCAACCGCTGCAGGGCGGCCGCGCGCGGCCCCTGCGCAGCTTCGCCGGGCAGCGCGTGCACGCTGTCGCCGGCATCGCCCATCCGCAGCGCTTCTTCGACATGCTGCGCGCGCACGGCATCGGCGTGGTGCCGCATGCGTTTCCCGACCACCACCGCTACCGCGCCGCCGATCTGTCGTTCGGCAGCGAACTGCCGGTGCTGATGACCGAGAAGGACGCGGTCAAGTGCGCGTCGCTGGTCGACGACTGGTGCTTCAGCGTGCCGCTGGTGGCGGAGTTGCCGGCCGCGTTCTGGATCGGCCTGCTCGACCGGCTGGACAAGCTGCGCGGGCGCAGCGGCGACGCCAGCGAATAGCGGCGCGTGCGCTCGTGCCGTCGCACGGGCTTGGCATCGAGTGAAGCAGCTGGAGCATGCGCACAGGGCGCATCCGTGACGTTTGCAGCGACGAAGCATGGCAGCGGCGAATCCTGTGGGAGCGACTTCAGTCGCGACAGGGCGTTACCGGTAAAGCCCGTCGCGACTGAAGTCGCTCCCACAAGGTCCTGCGCCGGCTGAAGTGCCGCCGTCGAAACACCGTCGTCCGGCACGGGAAGCGTTGCGTGCGCTGCTGCTCCCACGGCGGGCCTGCCATAGCCGTCGCTGACGCTGCAGACGCTTTCGCGCACCGGAGCGTGTGCAGAGCTGCGATCGGCAGGGCCTATAGAATGGCAGGGAAGGCGGCTGCCACGCGCGCGCGGCGGCTGGCATGCCTCGCTGCAGCGAACGCCTGCCGCCGCCGCGCCTTGGCGAAGACGCGTTGCCCCCGAATCGACAACGGAGAAGATCATCCATGTTTGGCTTCCGCGTATTCCAGCATTCCGCCGCTGCCGGCGCTCGCCGCGCATGAGCGCCGGACGCGACCTGACCCCGCCGCCGTTCGTGGTCGCCATCCCGGCGCGCTACGCCGCCTCGCGCCTGCCGGGCAAGCCGCTGCGCGCGCTCGGCGGCGAACCGCTGGTCCGGCACGTGGCGCGCCGCGCGCTCGGCGCCGGCGCACAGCAGGTGTGGGTGGCCGCGGACGATCCGCGCATCGCCGCGGCGGTGGCCGACCTGGAAGGGGTGCACGTTGCGCTGACGTCCGCGGCGCACGCCTCCGGCACCGATCGCCTGGCCGAATGCGCCGACATCGCCGGCTGGGACGACGCCACCGTGGTGGTCAACCTGCAGGGCGACGAGCCGTTCGCGCCGGCCGCGGGAATCGTCGCGGTGGCGCAGGCGCTGGCCGCCAGCGGCGCGGAGATGGCGACGCTGGGCACGCCGGTCGAGTCGGCCGAGAGCCTGTTCGACTCGAACGTGGTCAAGCTGGTGCGCAGCGCGCGCGGCGATGCGCTGTATTTCAGCCGTGCGCCGATCCCGTGGCACCGCGACGCGTTCGCCGCCTCGCGCGAACGCCTGCCGCCGGGTCCGTGGCTGCGCCACATCGGCATCTACGCCTATCGTGCCGGGTTCCTGCGCCGGTTCGCGGCGATGCCGCCGGGCGGGCTGGAACAGGTGGAGGCGCTGGAGCAGTTGCGGGTGCTGGAAGCCGGTTTCCGCATCGCGGTGGCGCTGTCGCCGGCGCCGTTCCCGCCCGGGGTCGACACGCCCGAGGACCTGGCCCGCGCCGAGGCGCATCTGCGGAGCCTGGCATGAAGCTGCTGCTGGTCTGCCTGGGCAACATCTGCCGCTCGCCGATGGCCGAAGGCGCGCTGCGCCATCACCTGCAGCGCTCGCCGCTGGCTGGGCGCG
This sequence is a window from Xanthomonas sp. CFBP 8443. Protein-coding genes within it:
- the msbA gene encoding lipid A export permease/ATP-binding protein MsbA, with amino-acid sequence MTPVWPIYRRLLGYTRAYWVMLTAAVVAMVVEATAGYCFTRLMDPLVNRGFVNPEARMAVLLPLAILGLFLMRSVATFVGDYCMARTGRSVVRDLREQVLAKYLHLPSSHFDVEATPVMVSRLNFDTEQVTQAASDALKTLVADTLTIVGMLVVMLQMSVKVTLALLVVAPLIGVIVSYVGKRYRKISRGIQDGMGSMAQRAEQSLGAQQEVKVHGTQALEISHYAALANRMLGLNMKVETTRALASSMVQFLAAVALAAIVWVSTREALAGRLNPGQFIALMTSMMAIIPSLRRLTSVQTSISRGVAAAERLFSILDTPEERDSGSVSVQRVRGELEFDRVMLRYRDDAGLALDDISFSARPGTVTAIVGRSGSGKTSLVRLVPRFYEPSGGRITLDGVPLHDYRLHDLRRQIALVGQRVMLFDDTIAANIAYGTEASDAQIRAAAEAANAWEFIERLPLQLRTPVGENGALLSGGQRQRLAIARAILRDAPILILDEATAALDNESERLVQDALHRLMPERTTLVIAHRLSTIEHADQVLVMDHGRIVERGTHHALLAQGGLYAHLHSMQFRERQA
- a CDS encoding biopolymer transporter ExbD gives rise to the protein MRIRDDRGQDEPQIDLVPLIDVILVLIIFFVVTTTFDARSTLQLQLPNASDQHNPAPPRALSVLVNADGHYFINDQEVLRTDVESVKRSIAQVAGDDREQPVLLRADARTPYQAVVTAQDALGQLGFRRIAIATAPEVKP
- a CDS encoding MotA/TolQ/ExbB proton channel family protein — translated: MWELVKAGGWPMVPLLLLGVVALAIVLERFWSLRRSEVLPPGLGQEVRNWATRGKLDQTHIESLRHNSPLGALLAAGLDVRNRPREIVRERIEDTGRHVVHRMERFLNALGTVASAGPLLGLLGTVVGMIQMFLGILDHGVGDVNQLAGGIGKALVCTATGMIIAVPALVFHRYFKGRIAGYVIEMEQEATALSDVLDGHGRPGAPAPGTPRTASRPGAAAPAKG
- the lpxK gene encoding tetraacyldisaccharide 4'-kinase yields the protein MSGRGPHTPGYWYGQGTPPLYARLLTPVYAAAIGLRRALYRRGWRKRYSVAVPVVVVGNLTAGGTGKTPLTIALVRKLQEAGWKPGVATRGYGRSQDQVARWIEPGTTPELGGDEPVLIAHKTGAPVRVDRDRVAAARALLQAGCDIVVCDDGLQHYRLQRDIEIEVVDGHRRYGNGRLLPAGPLREPVARGRECDFRVINLGQASDAGEVQAGFGEWAMRLRIDSAQPLQGGRARPLRSFAGQRVHAVAGIAHPQRFFDMLRAHGIGVVPHAFPDHHRYRAADLSFGSELPVLMTEKDAVKCASLVDDWCFSVPLVAELPAAFWIGLLDRLDKLRGRSGDASE
- the kdsB gene encoding 3-deoxy-manno-octulosonate cytidylyltransferase translates to MSAGRDLTPPPFVVAIPARYAASRLPGKPLRALGGEPLVRHVARRALGAGAQQVWVAADDPRIAAAVADLEGVHVALTSAAHASGTDRLAECADIAGWDDATVVVNLQGDEPFAPAAGIVAVAQALAASGAEMATLGTPVESAESLFDSNVVKLVRSARGDALYFSRAPIPWHRDAFAASRERLPPGPWLRHIGIYAYRAGFLRRFAAMPPGGLEQVEALEQLRVLEAGFRIAVALSPAPFPPGVDTPEDLARAEAHLRSLA